Part of the Chitinispirillum alkaliphilum genome, AGATTTTTTTTCTGTATAGCCTTTAGCCAGCTGTACTGCTTTTATCAGAATTTCCTGATGGACCAGACCGGTTTCCCGCCCGTACAGCCCACCGTACAATCAATGCCACAACCACCAGAAGTATAACGGTCCACAACCACCAACCAATTCCCCGCTGGGGTATGGGCTGTCCGTTGTTTATCTGAGAGTTGATTGTGCAGGGCAGAAAAATAAAAAGCACTACCCACAGATGCTTCACCATGTTTCCATGCCCCCCTTTTTTTATGGTTTATATACACATTTCAAAATGTAAGAATTTGCAATAAGCATACCAAAAAAGGTATCACAAACCCCACTCAACCTGCATCACTGACATAGCCTGCTGGAAATCAGCCGGCAGAGGAGCCTTGATTTCAATGGGCCTGAAGGTGAATGGATGAACAAATTTCAGGGAAAAGGCATGAAGTGCGTGACGGGAAAAGCACTTTAACACCGAATAGGCAAAGGGACGATCCATCGGCGCAAACTTTAAAACCCTCTCTCTTCCTCCTCCATATAGATCATCATTGAGCACAGGAAAACCGCAGTGGCTGCTGTGGACCCTAATCTGATGTGTTCTGCCGGTAAAGGGAGAGAGTGTCAGAAAGGAGATACCCCTTTTGTGCTTTATGAGCCTGTAACTGGTAAGGGCAGGTTTTCCCCCCTTGAAGTCGACTGAACGTTTGAGCGGATTTTTTCTGCTTCTTGCAAGCGGGCTGTCGATCTGCCCTTCTGTATCAGGTACTGCGCCGATACAAAATGCAGCGTACCTTTTTTTGATTTCACGATTGCAGAAAAGCTTTGATACTCTTTGGTGAGCCTCATCACTCTTAGCAACGATCAGCACACCACTTGTGTCTTTATCGAGTCTGTGAACGATACCAGGGCGCTCTACAGCACTACCCCTGGAAATTTCCCCCAAATGATACACTAAACCATTAACAAGCGTCCTGTCAGGGTTACCATTTCCAGGGTGCACTACCAGACCGGCAGGTTTATTTACGGCCAAAAAAAAGGAATCCTCATATAGTATATCAAGATCAAGTTTTTGGGGCTGAGGTTTTTTTCGATAATCTGCTGATTCTGCCAGCTGTGTTGAAATTACCTCTACTGTGTCACCCTGAGATAAGCGGGTGTTTTTTGATGCTGCCGTATTGTTGATTAAAACATGTCCCTCAGAAATAACCTTCTGCAGTGCGGAGCGGGTAAATTTTTGGATTTTCCCGGCGAGAAACAGATCAAGCCGTTTTCCCTCAGACTCCGGATCTACTGTAAAACGATGTGGAACACCTCTCTTATCAGTTTGATCCACTTTCAACCTCTTCAGCTTTTTCGCAAGGCTCTCTTTCACTGCTTACAATGGCGTTTTCCGATTTCTGTTTTCTGGCATCCAAAATACTTCCCAGAAAAATCAAACCAACCCCAACGGTTACATATACATCAGCCATATTGAATATAGGCCAGTAAAGAGTATCAGATATTCCAACCCGTATAAAATCCACCACGCCCTTCTGAGGATGCATGATTCTGTCGAACATGTTTCCAAAAGCACCCGGCAGAATAAGTATCAGTCCCCAGTGAAACAGGACTTCATGTTTTTTAAGTGAGCGATAATAAAAAAGCAGCAAAACAATTGCAAAACAGGAGAATACCAGAAAAAACTGGTTAACCGGAAACCAGGGGAGCCATCTCTGAGGGTTAAAACCAAACAGCGCACCTCTATTATATACAAGTAACATCTGCAGATAGTCACCAATGACCGGCACAGGCACTCCCATTGTGAGTCTGGTATCGGCCAAATACTTTGTATACCAGTCGATAAAAAATCCCACAACTGTAACAATCACCAAAACAAGCCACTTGTGTTTTAAAAGCTTCCCCAACGTAATCCTCCTTAAAGTAAAAGCACTCAGCTATTTTGCATTAAAACAAACCCGACTATTATATTGAGCTGCAATTGCAGAAACACAAAATAACCTATTACCCGCCAGTTACTATAAAAAAATGAGAAAAATTCTACCATTCCTCAGAATAGTTCGATTTGGCAATGTAGTTATGACAGCCATTGCTGTTTTTCTTGGTTCATGGATAACCCAAACCGTAGAGTGGCACTCTACTGTACTCTTAATGATCGCAGCAATGAGTGCCACCGGGTTTGGAAACGTAATAAACGATCTCAAAGACATCTCCTCAGACCGCATAAATCATCCCCACAGGCCTCTGGCCAACAATGAGATGTCGACTGTTTCAGCATGGGTATTTGTGGTATTTCTTATAGTTTTGTCTGTTTCTGCTGCCGTTGCAGTTTCTCTGTTCTATGTGAAAGCTACACTTTTCCCGATATTCCTTCTGCTTATCTACTCACTGTATCTGAAAAAAACACCTCTTGCAGGGAATCTTCTTGTGGCAATACTGGTGGGGTATGCACTGCTTTACCCCGCACTGCCATTTGAACAAAGAACGATTCTTCTGGTTCCTGCCGGACTTGCTTTTCTGCTTAATTTCTGCAGGGAAATAATAAAGGATCTCCAGGATTGTACCGGAGACAAGGCAACCGGCATAGTTACATCTGCATCTCTTCCCATACCCCTTTTGAAATTTCTTCTTACCCTCGCAGCACTACTTT contains:
- a CDS encoding Lipoprotein signal peptidase is translated as MGKLLKHKWLVLVIVTVVGFFIDWYTKYLADTRLTMGVPVPVIGDYLQMLLVYNRGALFGFNPQRWLPWFPVNQFFLVFSCFAIVLLLFYYRSLKKHEVLFHWGLILILPGAFGNMFDRIMHPQKGVVDFIRVGISDTLYWPIFNMADVYVTVGVGLIFLGSILDARKQKSENAIVSSEREPCEKAEEVESGSN
- a CDS encoding (S)-2,3-di-O-geranylgeranylglyceryl phosphate synthase — protein: MTAIAVFLGSWITQTVEWHSTVLLMIAAMSATGFGNVINDLKDISSDRINHPHRPLANNEMSTVSAWVFVVFLIVLSVSAAVAVSLFYVKATLFPIFLLLIYSLYLKKTPLAGNLLVAILVGYALLYPALPFEQRTILLVPAGLAFLLNFCREIIKDLQDCTGDKATGIVTSASLPIPLLKFLLTLAALLYLPLLFIPVISGHFGIIYAGISLFCIIPLHVVWYSKLLKKEFPNNTSGISKILKIEMAAGLMALAVDKALLF
- a CDS encoding 23S rRNA pseudouridine synthase D → MDQTDKRGVPHRFTVDPESEGKRLDLFLAGKIQKFTRSALQKVISEGHVLINNTAASKNTRLSQGDTVEVISTQLAESADYRKKPQPQKLDLDILYEDSFFLAVNKPAGLVVHPGNGNPDRTLVNGLVYHLGEISRGSAVERPGIVHRLDKDTSGVLIVAKSDEAHQRVSKLFCNREIKKRYAAFCIGAVPDTEGQIDSPLARSRKNPLKRSVDFKGGKPALTSYRLIKHKRGISFLTLSPFTGRTHQIRVHSSHCGFPVLNDDLYGGGRERVLKFAPMDRPFAYSVLKCFSRHALHAFSLKFVHPFTFRPIEIKAPLPADFQQAMSVMQVEWGL